In one window of Gorilla gorilla gorilla isolate KB3781 chromosome 2, NHGRI_mGorGor1-v2.1_pri, whole genome shotgun sequence DNA:
- the EIF4G1 gene encoding eukaryotic translation initiation factor 4 gamma 1 isoform X7: MMIPSQISYPASQGAYYIPGQGRSTYVVPTQQYPVQPGAPGFYPGASPTEFGTYAGAYYPAQGVQQFPTGVAPAPVLMNQPPQIAPKRERKTIRIRDPNQGGKDITEEIMSGARTASTPTPPQTGGGLEPQANGETPQVAVIVRPDDRSQGAIIADRPGLPGPEHSPSESQPSSPSPTPSPSPVLEPGSEPNLAVLSIPGDTMTTIQMSVEESTPISRETGEPYRLSPEPTPLAEPILEVEVTLSKPVPESEFSSSPLQAPTPLASHTVEIHEPNGMVPSEDLEPEVESSAELAPPPACPSESPVPIAPTAQPEELLNGAPSPPAVDLSPVSEPEEQAKEVTASVAPPTIPSATPATAPSATSPAQEEEMEEEEEEEEGEAGEAESEKGGEELLPPESTPIPANLSQNLEAAAATQVAVSVPKRRRKIKELNKKEAVGDLLDAFKEVNPAVPEVENQPPAGSNPGPESEGSSVPPRPEEADETWDSKEDKIHNAENIQPGEQKYEYKSDQWKPLNLEEKKRYDREFLLGFQFIFASMQKPEGLPHISDVVLDKANKTPLRPLDPTRLQGINCGPDFTPSFANLGRTTLSTRGPPRGGPGGELPRGPQAGLGPRRSQQGPRKEPRKIIATVLMTEDIKLNKAEKAWKPSSKRTAADKDRGEEDADGSKTQDLFRRVRSILNKLTPQMFQQLMKQVTQLAIDTEERLKGVIDLIFEKAISEPNFSVAYANMCRCLMALKVPTTEKPTVTVNFRKLLLNRCQKEFEKDKDDDEVFEKKQKEMDEAASAEERGRLKEELEEARDIARRRSLGNIKFIGELFKLKMLTEAIMHDCVVKLLKNHDEESLECLCRLLTTIGKDLDFEKAKPRMDQYFNQMEKIIKEKKTSSRIRFMLQDVLDLRGSNWVPRRGDQGPKTIDQIHKEAEMEEHREHIKVQQLMAKGSDKRRGGPPGPPISRGLPLVDDGGWNTVPISKGSRPIDTSRLTKITKPGSIDSNNQLFAPGGRLSWGKGSSGGSGAKPSDAASEAARPATSTLNRFSALQQAVPTESTDNRRVVQRSSLSRERGEKAGDRGDRLERSERGGDRGDRLDRARTPATKRSFSKEVEERSRERPSQPEGLRKAASLTEDRDRGRDAVKREAALPSVSPPKAALSEEELEKKSKAIIEEYLHLNDMKEAVQCVQELASPSLLFIFVRHGVESTLERSAIAREHMGQLLHQLLCAGHLSTAQYYQGLYEILELAEDMEIDIPHVWLYLAELVTPILQEGGVPMGELFREITKPLRPLGKAASLLLEILGLLCKSMGPKKVGTLWREAGLSWKEFLPEGQDIGAFVAEQKVEYTLGEESEAPGQRALPSEELNRQLEKLLKEGSSNQRVFDWIEANLSEQQIVSNTLVRALMTAVCYSAIIFETPLRVDVAVLKARAKLLQKYLCDEQKELQALYALQALVVTLEQPPNLLRMFFDALYDEDVVKEDAFYSWESSKDPAEQQGKGVALKSVTAFFKWLREAEEESDHN, from the exons ATGATGATCCCTTCCCAGATCTCCTACCCAGCCTCCCAGGGGGCCTACTACATCCCTGGACAG ggGCGTTCCACATACGTTGTCCCGACACAGCAGTACCCTGTGCAGCCAGGAGCCCCAGGCTTCTATCCAGGTGCAAGCCCTACAGAATTTGGGACCTACG CTGGCGCCTACTATCCAGCCCAAGGGGTGCAGCAGTTTCCCACTGGCGTGGCCCCCGCCCCAGTTTTGATGAACCAGCCACCCCAGATTGCTCCCAAGAGGGAGCGTAAGACG ATCCGAATTCGAGATCCAAACCAAGGAGGAAAGGATATCACGGAGGAGATCATGTCTGGGGCCCGCACTGCCTCCACACCCACCCCTCCCCAG ACGGGAGGCGGTCTGGAGCCTCAAGCTAATGGGGAGACGCCCCAGGTTGCTGTCATTGTCCGGCCAG ATGACCGGTCACAGGGAGCAATCATTGCTGACCGGCCAGGGCTGCCTGGCCCAGAGCATAGCCCTTCAGAATCCCAGCCTTCGTCACCTTCTCCGACCCCGTCACCATCCCCAGTCTTGGAACCGGGGTCTGAGCCTAATCTCGCAGTCCTCTCTATTCCTGGGGACACTATGACAACTATACAAATGTCTGTAGAAGAATCAACCCCCATCTCCCGTGAAACTGGGGAGCCATATCGCCTCTCTCCAGAACCCACTCCTCTCGCCGAACCCATACTGGAAGTAGAAGTGACACTTAGCAAACCGGTTCCAGAATCTGAGTTCTCTTCCAGTCCTCTCCAGGCTCCCACCCCTTTGGCATCTCACACAGTGGAAATTCATGAGCCTAATGGCATGGTCCCATCTGAAGATCTGGAACCAGAGGTGGAGTCAAGCGCAGAGCTTGCTCCTCCCCCAGCTTGCCCCTCCGAATCCCCTGTGCCCATTGCTCCAACTGCCCAACCTGAGGAACTGCTCAACGGAGCCCCCTCGCCACCAGCTGTGGACTTAAGCCCAGTCAGTGAGCCAGAGGAGCAGGCCAAGGAGGTGACAGCATCAGTGGCGCCCCCCACCATCCCCTCTGCTACTCCAGCTACGGCTCCTTCAGCTACTTCCCCAGCTcaggaggaggaaatggaagaagaagaagaagaggaagaaggagaagcaggagaaGCTGAGAGtgagaaaggaggagaggaacTGCTCCCCCCAGAGAGTACCCCTATTCCAGCCAACTTGTCTCAGAATTTGGAGGCAGCAGCGGCCACTCAAG tggCAGTATCTGTGCCAAAGAGGAGACGGAAAATTAAGGAGCTAAATAAGAAGGAGGCTGTTGGAGACCTTCTGGATGCCTTCAAGGAG GTGAACCCGGCAGTACCAGAGGTGGAAAATCAGCCTCCTGCAGGCAGCAATCCAGGCCCAGAGTCTGAGGGCAGTAGTGTGCCCCCACGTCCCGAGGAAGCAGATGAGACCTGGGACTCAAAGGAAGACAAAATTCACAATGCTGAGAACATCCAGCCCGGGGAACAGAAGTATGAATATAAGTCAG ATCAGTGGAAGCCTCTAAACCTAGAGGAGAAAAAACGTTACGACCGTGAGTTCCTGCTTGGTTTTCAGTTCATCTTTGCTAGTATGCAGAAGCCAGAGGGATTGCCACATATCAGTGACGTGGTGCTGGACAAG GCCAATAAAACACCACTGCGGCCACTGGATCCCACTAGACTACAAGGCATAAATTGTGGCCCAGACTTCACTCCATCCTTTGCCAACCTTGGCCGGACAACCCTTAGCACCCGTGGGCCCCCAAGGGGTGGGCCAGGTGGGGAGCTGCCCCGTGGGCCG CAGGCTGGCCTGGGACCCCGGCGCTCTCAGCAGGGCCCCCGAAAAGAACCACGCAAGATCATTGCCACAGTGTTAATGACCGAAGATATAAAACTGAACAAAGCAGAGAAAGCCTGGAAACCCAGCAGCAAGCGGACGGCGGCTGATAAGGATCGAGGGGAAGAAGATGCTGATGGCAGCAAAACCCAG GACCTATTCCGCAGGGTGCGCTCCATCCTGAATAAACTGACACCCCAGATGTTCCAGCAGCTGATGAAGCAAGTGACGCAGCTGGCCATCGACACCGAGGAGCGCCTCAAAGGGGTCATTGACCTCATTTTTGAGAAGGCCATTTCAGAGCCCAACTTCTCTGTGGCCTATGCCAACATGTGCCGCTGCCTCATGGCG CTGAAAGTGCCCACTACGGAAAAGCCAACAGTGACTGTGAACTTCCGAAAGCTGTTGTTGAATCGATGTCAGAAGGAGTTTGAGAAAGACAAAGATGATGATGAGGTTTTTGAGAAGAAGCAAAAAGAGATGGATGAAGCTGCTTCG GCAGAGGAACGAGGACGCCTGAAGGAAGAGCTGGAAGAGGCTCGGGACATAGCCCGGCGGCGCTCTTTAGGGAATATCAAGTTTATTGGAGAGTTGTTCAAGCTGAAGATGTTAACAGAGGCAATAATGCATGACTGTGTGGTCAAACTGCTTAAGAACCATGATGAAGAGTCCCTTGAGTGCCTTTGTCGTCTGCTCACCACCATTGGCAAAGACCTGGACTTTGAAAAAGCCAAG CCCCGAATGGATCAGTATTTCAACCAGATGgaaaaaatcattaaagaaaagAAGACGTCATCCCGCATCCGCTTTATGCTGCAGGACGTGCTGGATCTGCGAGGG AGCAACTGGGTGCCACGCCGAGGGGATCAGGGTCCCAAGACCATTGACCAGATCCataaggaggctgagatggaagaacaTCGAGAGCACATCAAAGTGCAGCAGCTCATGGCCAAGGGCAGTGACAAGCGTCGGGGTGGTCCTCCAGGCCCTCCCATCA GCCGTGGACTTCCACTTGTGGATGATGGTGGCTGGAACACAGTTCCCATCAGCAAAGGTAGCCGCCCCATTGACACCTCACGACTCACCAAGATCACCaag CCTGGCTCCATCGATTCTAACAACCAGCTCTTTGCACCTGGAGGGCGACTGAGCTGGGGCAAGGGCAGCAGCGGAGGCTCAGGAGCCAAGCCCTCAGACGCAG CATCAGAAGCTGCTCGCCCAGCTACTAGTACTTTGAACCGCTTCTCAGCCCTTCAACAAGCGGTACCCACAGAAAGCACAGATAATAGACGTGTGGTGCAGAG GAGTAGCTTGAGCCGAGAACGAGGCGAGAAAGCTGGAGACCGAGGAGACCGCCTAGAGCGGAGTGAACGGGGAGGGGACCGTGGGGACCGGCTTGATCGTGCGCGGACACCTGCTACCAAGCGGAGCTTCAGCAAGGAAGTGGAGGAGCGGAGTAGAGAACGGCCCTCCCAGCCTGAGGGGCTGCGCAAGGCAGCCAGCCTCACGGAGGATCGGGACCGTGGGCGGGATGCCG TGAAGCGAGAAGCTGCCCTACCCTCAGTGAGCCCCCCGAAGGCGGCTCTCTCTGAGGAGGAGTTAGAGAAGAAATCCAAGGCTATCATTGAGGAATACCTCCATCTCAATGACATGAAA GAGGCAGTCCAGTGCGTGCAGGAGCTGGCCTCACCCTCCTTGCTCTTCATCTTTGTACGGCATGGTGTCGAGTCTACGCTGGAGCGCAGTGCCATTGCTCGTGAGCATATGGGGCAGCTGCTGCACCAGCTGCTCTGTGCTGGGCACCTGTCTACTGCTCAGTACTACCAAGG GTTGTATGAAATCTTGGAATTGGCTGAGGACATGGAAATTGACATCCCCCACGTGTGGCTCTACCTAGCGGAACTGGTAACACCCATTCTGCAGGAAGGTGGGGTGCCCATGGGGGAGCTGTTCAG GGAGATTACAAAGCCTCTGAGACCGTTGGGCAAAGCTGCTTCCCTGTTGCTGGAGATCCTGGGCCTCCTGTGCAAAAGCATG GGTCCTAAAAAGGTGGGGACGCTGTGGCGAGAAGCCGGGCTTAGCTGGAAGGAATTTCTACCTGAAGGCCAGGACATCGGTGCATTCGTCGCTGAACAG AAGGTGGAGTATACCCTGGGAGAGGAGTCGGAAGCCCCTGGCCAGAGGGCACTCCCCTCCGAGGAGCTGAACAGGCAGCTGGAGAAGCTGCTGAAGGAGGGCAGCAGTAACCAGCGGGTGTTCGACTGGATAGAG GCCAACCTGAGTGAGCAGCAGATAGTATCCAACACGTTAGTTCGAGCCCTCATGACGGCTGTCTGCTATTCTGCAATTATTT TTGAGACTCCCCTCCGAGTGGACGTTGCAGTGCTGAAAGCGCGAGCGAAGCTGCTGCAGAAATACCTGTGTGATGAGCAGAAGGAGCTACAGGCGCTCTACGCCCTCCAGGCCCTTGTAGTGACCTTAGAACAGCCTCCCA ACCTGCTGCGGATGTTCTTTGATGCGCTGTATGACGAGGACGTGGTGAAGGAGGATGCCTTCTACAGTTGGGAGAGTAGCAAGGACCCCGCTGAGCAGCAGGGCAAGGGTGTGGCCCTTAAATCTGTCACAGCCTTCTTCAAGTGGCTCCGTGAGGCAGAGGAAGAGTCTGACCACAACTGA
- the EIF4G1 gene encoding eukaryotic translation initiation factor 4 gamma 1 isoform X8: MSGARTASTPTPPQTGGGLEPQANGETPQVAVIVRPDDRSQGAIIADRPGLPGPEHSPSESQPSSPSPTPSPSPVLEPGSEPNLAVLSIPGDTMTTIQMSVEESTPISRETGEPYRLSPEPTPLAEPILEVEVTLSKPVPESEFSSSPLQAPTPLASHTVEIHEPNGMVPSEDLEPEVESSAELAPPPACPSESPVPIAPTAQPEELLNGAPSPPAVDLSPVSEPEEQAKEVTASVAPPTIPSATPATAPSATSPAQEEEMEEEEEEEEGEAGEAESEKGGEELLPPESTPIPANLSQNLEAAAATQVAVSVPKRRRKIKELNKKEAVGDLLDAFKEVNPAVPEVENQPPAGSNPGPESEGSSVPPRPEEADETWDSKEDKIHNAENIQPGEQKYEYKSDQWKPLNLEEKKRYDREFLLGFQFIFASMQKPEGLPHISDVVLDKANKTPLRPLDPTRLQGINCGPDFTPSFANLGRTTLSTRGPPRGGPGGELPRGPQAGLGPRRSQQGPRKEPRKIIATVLMTEDIKLNKAEKAWKPSSKRTAADKDRGEEDADGSKTQDLFRRVRSILNKLTPQMFQQLMKQVTQLAIDTEERLKGVIDLIFEKAISEPNFSVAYANMCRCLMALKVPTTEKPTVTVNFRKLLLNRCQKEFEKDKDDDEVFEKKQKEMDEAASAEERGRLKEELEEARDIARRRSLGNIKFIGELFKLKMLTEAIMHDCVVKLLKNHDEESLECLCRLLTTIGKDLDFEKAKPRMDQYFNQMEKIIKEKKTSSRIRFMLQDVLDLRGSNWVPRRGDQGPKTIDQIHKEAEMEEHREHIKVQQLMAKGSDKRRGGPPGPPISRGLPLVDDGGWNTVPISKGSRPIDTSRLTKITKPGSIDSNNQLFAPGGRLSWGKGSSGGSGAKPSDAASEAARPATSTLNRFSALQQAVPTESTDNRRVVQRSSLSRERGEKAGDRGDRLERSERGGDRGDRLDRARTPATKRSFSKEVEERSRERPSQPEGLRKAASLTEDRDRGRDAVKREAALPSVSPPKAALSEEELEKKSKAIIEEYLHLNDMKEAVQCVQELASPSLLFIFVRHGVESTLERSAIAREHMGQLLHQLLCAGHLSTAQYYQGLYEILELAEDMEIDIPHVWLYLAELVTPILQEGGVPMGELFREITKPLRPLGKAASLLLEILGLLCKSMGPKKVGTLWREAGLSWKEFLPEGQDIGAFVAEQKVEYTLGEESEAPGQRALPSEELNRQLEKLLKEGSSNQRVFDWIEANLSEQQIVSNTLVRALMTAVCYSAIIFETPLRVDVAVLKARAKLLQKYLCDEQKELQALYALQALVVTLEQPPNLLRMFFDALYDEDVVKEDAFYSWESSKDPAEQQGKGVALKSVTAFFKWLREAEEESDHN, encoded by the exons ATGTCTGGGGCCCGCACTGCCTCCACACCCACCCCTCCCCAG ACGGGAGGCGGTCTGGAGCCTCAAGCTAATGGGGAGACGCCCCAGGTTGCTGTCATTGTCCGGCCAG ATGACCGGTCACAGGGAGCAATCATTGCTGACCGGCCAGGGCTGCCTGGCCCAGAGCATAGCCCTTCAGAATCCCAGCCTTCGTCACCTTCTCCGACCCCGTCACCATCCCCAGTCTTGGAACCGGGGTCTGAGCCTAATCTCGCAGTCCTCTCTATTCCTGGGGACACTATGACAACTATACAAATGTCTGTAGAAGAATCAACCCCCATCTCCCGTGAAACTGGGGAGCCATATCGCCTCTCTCCAGAACCCACTCCTCTCGCCGAACCCATACTGGAAGTAGAAGTGACACTTAGCAAACCGGTTCCAGAATCTGAGTTCTCTTCCAGTCCTCTCCAGGCTCCCACCCCTTTGGCATCTCACACAGTGGAAATTCATGAGCCTAATGGCATGGTCCCATCTGAAGATCTGGAACCAGAGGTGGAGTCAAGCGCAGAGCTTGCTCCTCCCCCAGCTTGCCCCTCCGAATCCCCTGTGCCCATTGCTCCAACTGCCCAACCTGAGGAACTGCTCAACGGAGCCCCCTCGCCACCAGCTGTGGACTTAAGCCCAGTCAGTGAGCCAGAGGAGCAGGCCAAGGAGGTGACAGCATCAGTGGCGCCCCCCACCATCCCCTCTGCTACTCCAGCTACGGCTCCTTCAGCTACTTCCCCAGCTcaggaggaggaaatggaagaagaagaagaagaggaagaaggagaagcaggagaaGCTGAGAGtgagaaaggaggagaggaacTGCTCCCCCCAGAGAGTACCCCTATTCCAGCCAACTTGTCTCAGAATTTGGAGGCAGCAGCGGCCACTCAAG tggCAGTATCTGTGCCAAAGAGGAGACGGAAAATTAAGGAGCTAAATAAGAAGGAGGCTGTTGGAGACCTTCTGGATGCCTTCAAGGAG GTGAACCCGGCAGTACCAGAGGTGGAAAATCAGCCTCCTGCAGGCAGCAATCCAGGCCCAGAGTCTGAGGGCAGTAGTGTGCCCCCACGTCCCGAGGAAGCAGATGAGACCTGGGACTCAAAGGAAGACAAAATTCACAATGCTGAGAACATCCAGCCCGGGGAACAGAAGTATGAATATAAGTCAG ATCAGTGGAAGCCTCTAAACCTAGAGGAGAAAAAACGTTACGACCGTGAGTTCCTGCTTGGTTTTCAGTTCATCTTTGCTAGTATGCAGAAGCCAGAGGGATTGCCACATATCAGTGACGTGGTGCTGGACAAG GCCAATAAAACACCACTGCGGCCACTGGATCCCACTAGACTACAAGGCATAAATTGTGGCCCAGACTTCACTCCATCCTTTGCCAACCTTGGCCGGACAACCCTTAGCACCCGTGGGCCCCCAAGGGGTGGGCCAGGTGGGGAGCTGCCCCGTGGGCCG CAGGCTGGCCTGGGACCCCGGCGCTCTCAGCAGGGCCCCCGAAAAGAACCACGCAAGATCATTGCCACAGTGTTAATGACCGAAGATATAAAACTGAACAAAGCAGAGAAAGCCTGGAAACCCAGCAGCAAGCGGACGGCGGCTGATAAGGATCGAGGGGAAGAAGATGCTGATGGCAGCAAAACCCAG GACCTATTCCGCAGGGTGCGCTCCATCCTGAATAAACTGACACCCCAGATGTTCCAGCAGCTGATGAAGCAAGTGACGCAGCTGGCCATCGACACCGAGGAGCGCCTCAAAGGGGTCATTGACCTCATTTTTGAGAAGGCCATTTCAGAGCCCAACTTCTCTGTGGCCTATGCCAACATGTGCCGCTGCCTCATGGCG CTGAAAGTGCCCACTACGGAAAAGCCAACAGTGACTGTGAACTTCCGAAAGCTGTTGTTGAATCGATGTCAGAAGGAGTTTGAGAAAGACAAAGATGATGATGAGGTTTTTGAGAAGAAGCAAAAAGAGATGGATGAAGCTGCTTCG GCAGAGGAACGAGGACGCCTGAAGGAAGAGCTGGAAGAGGCTCGGGACATAGCCCGGCGGCGCTCTTTAGGGAATATCAAGTTTATTGGAGAGTTGTTCAAGCTGAAGATGTTAACAGAGGCAATAATGCATGACTGTGTGGTCAAACTGCTTAAGAACCATGATGAAGAGTCCCTTGAGTGCCTTTGTCGTCTGCTCACCACCATTGGCAAAGACCTGGACTTTGAAAAAGCCAAG CCCCGAATGGATCAGTATTTCAACCAGATGgaaaaaatcattaaagaaaagAAGACGTCATCCCGCATCCGCTTTATGCTGCAGGACGTGCTGGATCTGCGAGGG AGCAACTGGGTGCCACGCCGAGGGGATCAGGGTCCCAAGACCATTGACCAGATCCataaggaggctgagatggaagaacaTCGAGAGCACATCAAAGTGCAGCAGCTCATGGCCAAGGGCAGTGACAAGCGTCGGGGTGGTCCTCCAGGCCCTCCCATCA GCCGTGGACTTCCACTTGTGGATGATGGTGGCTGGAACACAGTTCCCATCAGCAAAGGTAGCCGCCCCATTGACACCTCACGACTCACCAAGATCACCaag CCTGGCTCCATCGATTCTAACAACCAGCTCTTTGCACCTGGAGGGCGACTGAGCTGGGGCAAGGGCAGCAGCGGAGGCTCAGGAGCCAAGCCCTCAGACGCAG CATCAGAAGCTGCTCGCCCAGCTACTAGTACTTTGAACCGCTTCTCAGCCCTTCAACAAGCGGTACCCACAGAAAGCACAGATAATAGACGTGTGGTGCAGAG GAGTAGCTTGAGCCGAGAACGAGGCGAGAAAGCTGGAGACCGAGGAGACCGCCTAGAGCGGAGTGAACGGGGAGGGGACCGTGGGGACCGGCTTGATCGTGCGCGGACACCTGCTACCAAGCGGAGCTTCAGCAAGGAAGTGGAGGAGCGGAGTAGAGAACGGCCCTCCCAGCCTGAGGGGCTGCGCAAGGCAGCCAGCCTCACGGAGGATCGGGACCGTGGGCGGGATGCCG TGAAGCGAGAAGCTGCCCTACCCTCAGTGAGCCCCCCGAAGGCGGCTCTCTCTGAGGAGGAGTTAGAGAAGAAATCCAAGGCTATCATTGAGGAATACCTCCATCTCAATGACATGAAA GAGGCAGTCCAGTGCGTGCAGGAGCTGGCCTCACCCTCCTTGCTCTTCATCTTTGTACGGCATGGTGTCGAGTCTACGCTGGAGCGCAGTGCCATTGCTCGTGAGCATATGGGGCAGCTGCTGCACCAGCTGCTCTGTGCTGGGCACCTGTCTACTGCTCAGTACTACCAAGG GTTGTATGAAATCTTGGAATTGGCTGAGGACATGGAAATTGACATCCCCCACGTGTGGCTCTACCTAGCGGAACTGGTAACACCCATTCTGCAGGAAGGTGGGGTGCCCATGGGGGAGCTGTTCAG GGAGATTACAAAGCCTCTGAGACCGTTGGGCAAAGCTGCTTCCCTGTTGCTGGAGATCCTGGGCCTCCTGTGCAAAAGCATG GGTCCTAAAAAGGTGGGGACGCTGTGGCGAGAAGCCGGGCTTAGCTGGAAGGAATTTCTACCTGAAGGCCAGGACATCGGTGCATTCGTCGCTGAACAG AAGGTGGAGTATACCCTGGGAGAGGAGTCGGAAGCCCCTGGCCAGAGGGCACTCCCCTCCGAGGAGCTGAACAGGCAGCTGGAGAAGCTGCTGAAGGAGGGCAGCAGTAACCAGCGGGTGTTCGACTGGATAGAG GCCAACCTGAGTGAGCAGCAGATAGTATCCAACACGTTAGTTCGAGCCCTCATGACGGCTGTCTGCTATTCTGCAATTATTT TTGAGACTCCCCTCCGAGTGGACGTTGCAGTGCTGAAAGCGCGAGCGAAGCTGCTGCAGAAATACCTGTGTGATGAGCAGAAGGAGCTACAGGCGCTCTACGCCCTCCAGGCCCTTGTAGTGACCTTAGAACAGCCTCCCA ACCTGCTGCGGATGTTCTTTGATGCGCTGTATGACGAGGACGTGGTGAAGGAGGATGCCTTCTACAGTTGGGAGAGTAGCAAGGACCCCGCTGAGCAGCAGGGCAAGGGTGTGGCCCTTAAATCTGTCACAGCCTTCTTCAAGTGGCTCCGTGAGGCAGAGGAAGAGTCTGACCACAACTGA